The nucleotide sequence aaatgaaaaatatatgtcaAATCTTGATTTTCATTTAACTTTGAGAAATACTCTTCAATCAGAAACTGAAGAGAATTTTGTTGTCTGCCCAGAGCAGTCAGATAACCTTTACCATTTTCTCTTGCACCTTATTCTAACAATAAGGATTAGTAAAGCTATTAGACAAGCAGGTCAATTAGACAAGGTCAACTGCACCGACGAGGCCGGGGTTAATGCAAATGAAGCCAGCAACGTGCCAGGTCTGTGGTTAATTCGAGGTGATGACTCTTGCATCCAGCGTGCAGCTCACAGCACGGGAAGGCCTCTCTGGAAAGCCCTGGCCTTGTTTGCAAGGCACACCTGTCTGCGTGCAGATCCCCAGTGCCTCAGTGCTAAGGACGGCTCCCTGGACAAACGTGTCTCCATCACCCAAGGCACTACAGAGGGGCGATGGATTTGAAGGTAACCAGCTCctacctgagaaagaaaaacacctggGGTGGCTGTGGAACGACCAAGTGTTTATTCAGGTGGCTGCAGCTGGACTGCTTATCTTTTAATCCTTTCCTGGGATTCGGGGCATGGGGTCAAGAGTAGGAAAAGGGAGAGGACCCATCAGGACGGACAAGACAGGTAGGGAAGAGCAGGCTGGAGGGCGTCAAGGGACAGACAGGCAGCTGGGTCAGCAAGGACGGGAGCAGATGAGACAGACACAAGCCGACCGGGTAGTGAGTGCAAAGGCAGGAGCCGTGTCTTGCTGATGGGCAacccccaggaggagggctgGCACGGAGTGGGGAGGCCATGTCCACTGGCCTGGAGAGAAGCTCCCCTCCCGGCCGGAGGCCCTGATGGTCCGGCACACTGCTCCCGCGGCTCTCCTGAGCCCACCGTTAGTTAGCTCGTGCAGTTTCTGTCATcgtctttaagttttttttttcctgcatcctTCATTCGAGTGTCAGTTCCAATGGTGAGGACTTATTTCTCCTGTTTTGTTTACACTGAATACCTGGTCAGTGCATATGCATTACGTTATTGACATCTTTCCACTTAGCTATTTCCagcactgaagcctgcatgctaaAGATGACCAGGAGGTCTTGCTTCAATAATGTCTGTTTAATGTATTAATTCACCTTCTGGCGTGGCTGAGAATAAGAATGAAGACAGGCTGGAGGAGATGGAGAACAGGACCGAGTACAGCCCTGGACGATCCCGGCACATCTGTCTCAGCTCCACTCCTTCCCCTCCAGGCCGCTCCAGGCTCGCTGGCTACCCGGACACCTCTCTTCAACTGTGCCTTGGCAACAAGCCCTGCCCTGACTCGGGGGTTCACTGCGGCAAACTGCTCCGAGGAACCCCGTCCTGCCACGTCCTCGTCCGCTCAGCCTTCCCACGGCACTGGCGTTCTAATGTACAGGCAGCTTCACGCTGCTCATGGATTATACCTCCACGGATGCAGGAGGCGCATCTCTCTCTGTTCCTTTATGGCcggcacctagaacagtgcccagACAGAGTCAGCCCTTAACAAATGTGTGACGGATGAAGGAAACAGTAAAGAGGGAAGATGTGGACACTATCCAGAAAGCCTTATCGGAAATGTCTGTAGCAGGAGATGGAATGGTCAGTAATTCTTCAGGAGATGAAGGTTGGGTAAACGCTCGCTGTTTTAAATCCTCACTGAACACTCCTGCTTCTGGGGATGAGAACGGAGTCTGGGGCCCCTGCTCTGGGTTCTGTTCTGCAAACAGAGCGCCAAATGGTGCCCTCGGCCACAGCCAGCTCTCGTTATTCACGTcacaaaaggaagaggaaaagagacgCCCTGCGCCAGGGAGCCCCGCTCGGGCACGATTGTCGTAGTCCTCCTTTCCGGTCGGGAAGTGCGCGGCGGTGGAAGGAGCTCCGGCTCTGGCCCTCATGCAGGGGTCTGGGGCGAGCACCCCACCCTCCGGGCCCACGTGCCCTGAGCCGTCCCCAGGGGGAATGTCACTGCCGGCATTCGGTAGGGAGCTGGTGGCAATAGAGGGCACAGTGTCTGGCGCAGGTGGGCTGGGCCCTCGCGTCCTCCGATCGTCAGAGCCCCTGACCTCCCACGCCACTGCTGCCTGTCCCGAGGGACGCTTTCCCCTCCTGGACTGCAAACTCCTGGAGGCACGACCAAGCCTCTTGCTGCTGCTCTGGGCCTTCAGGGCGGGCACGACAGGGAGTCAGCCATCGAGCAGACGACAGCGCGGACGCTCCTGCCCCAAGGTCACGCGGAGCCGGGCACTGAGGCACGCGGCCGCTCACCTGTCCTCACCTTCCCCTCGCTCCTCGGCCGCCGCGACCACGTGCTGGCTGCCACCCTGCACAGATGAGCCGCTCACCCGCgcaactgctgctgcttctgcctgGCATGCCCTGCCTCCCCCTCTCCGCCCTGGACGCGCGGGTCTGTGTGCCAGCCTTCTCCGCACTCTCAGGCCAGGTCGGTCCTCCCCTGGTTCCCACGCATCCTGTGTTCACCCTCCCCAGGCTGTCACCCCTGCCACCGCAAACTGTGTGGACCTGAACACCCtcaaaggacttccctgtggctcaactggtaaagaatctgcctgcgatgtgggagaccagggtttgatccctggattgggaagttcctctggagaagggaattgcaatccactccagtactcttgcctggtaattccatggacagagaagcctggcgggctacagtctgtggggtcgcaaagagttggacatgattgagcgactaacacacacaaacatcctCAAATGTAAGGAACCAGCTAGGAAGTTCTAGTACCTCCAAATGATGGAATAATATGCAGAAAATAAAGAAGGTTGATTCTAAATAAAGTGTCATTTCAgtcaaaaaaaccacaaaaaacggTCGGACCGAAAAAAAGTAGAGAGAACATATGTGAACACGTATGTGCTTCCACAAGCACACAGGGTCCTCAGAGGCAACATGCCGGCACTCACACTCGCGGCTGGGAGGGGACCAGTGTGCCACGGACACGCCCTCCTGGAACGCCCAAATCGGAACCACGGCAGAGAATGACCTGCGTGACGGAGAACAAATCAGCTGCTCACAGACTGGTCTTCAGGACCAGGCTGAATTCTCCCGGGGCAAGGACAGCCTCTGGTTCATTTAAGGCACCGGCCACAGGATGTGGgcaatgtttaataaatgtttgctgaactgaactcaactaagGTTTTGAAGAGGATCGTTAATTCATGCTCCTGGGTACCAATTCCATCAGAAATCCTACATTCTAGACCACCTGTGCTCTAGTGACTTCTTAAAAAAACAGAGCAACTAGTGACTTCTTAAAAAAACAGAGCCATGCCCTCTGCAAAGATTGCCCTCAATCAGGGAAGTGGGGGGAAGATGACCTGGCTGGAGATCTCCGAGACGGACAGGCAGCGTGAGAGTGAAGAGGCAAAATCCTGGCCCAGCCTGGGGCCTTTCAGGCCACCCTCAACCTTTCTGCAGCTCAGATGCAGCTACGAGGTGGGAGCTGTAGGCGACACTGCTGAGGCCAGGGCTGCAGGGACCAGCAATGGTGTGGGTCCTCTGAGGACTCAGCTGGTGCCCCAGACCTGTCAGGTCTGTTGgcaaaaattgaaggcaggagaaggggacaacacatgatgagagggttggatggcatcactgactcgatggacatgagtttgagcaggctccgggagttggtgatggacagggaggcctggcgtgctgcagtccacggggtcgcagagagtcagacacgactcagcaactgagcagaCCTGTCAGACAAGCCAGAGCTCTGATAACACACAGAGACGCCAACACGCTAGGAGGTGGAGGCCTGTGGTGGTGGCTCTGACGCAGACTCTCCTTCGTccccctttttcttcctttccccatcTGGAGCCAGGCGAGACACACAGGACATGCGGGCACTTTTAAGGATGAAAGTGGGCGACCAGCAAGCAGATGGAGGCTAATAACGTCATACTTTCTTGTTGTCCTGAGCAGCTCAGATGTTACTGTTTTGGTGGGATTCAATTCCTGGCTAAAGATCCCCACACAAGCGCCTCAGACAGTGATTCTCGGGTCGCTGTGGGGGCTTCCCGCCACCACCTGCACTTAGGGCCACACCGAGGCGCCGACGGGACACATGGATGAGATGTCATCTGAATCCAGGAGGAGCTCACAACTTAACAAAGAAAGGACACCGAGGACTCATGCAAAATGGCAAATGCAACTAAGAGGAAAggcataaagtgcatgaaaattaaaaggaggGAGAAATGATTTCTGCTGCAGGTGGAGCAGAGAGGAATGGGGGGCACCTTGTGGGTCCAGCTGGACGGAGCCACGTGAAGGGCGGGTGGGCAGTGCGTGCAGGACCACGGAGGCGAGGAAGGGTGACCCAGCTGCTCTCCAGCCACAGGTGGCCTCACTTCTTGACACCTCcacctgactttttaaaaagttgcctCTGGAAAAGGACCAGGCGTGCAGAGCCCCAGGCTTTTCCTTGGGAATGGGTCATCCCCTTCACTGTTAGTTCTTATACAGTTTAACCTCAGACCACTTCTCAGCAGTAGTCAAATGGTACAATGACTCCATTAACAAAACTATTCCTATTAACCTCACTTGACAGGCTGACCCATACAGTTGGTGTAACTTCAGGAATACATACTTTGTAATAAGCATGGGCACACCTGCAGGGGTTCTGTGGAAGTTATTTTGTTACATTTGTATTGAGGGTTAATTGCTACATGTACCACAAAAAATTTCAGAGAATTCTACAGAGATGCAATTTATCTTACATGTAAAATGTAACTTTTTATAAACTAATCAGTGTTGCACAGACAGTCAGACAGGCTTCCTACTTCAAGAAACCCTTTGCCGCCACTTCTGAGGAGCAACGGGCCTTCCAAAGAGTGAACAGCCACTTCTGGATTCATCAGTTGTGAATGCTTTGCTTTAAGCATAGCACATGCATGTTAAGACCACCCAGAAACACCGCATActctgatttatttaaaaatgtcaaCTGTCTAGTTCAAATTGATAAACATCAAATCCACGTTAAGTCCTTATGTAAAAATCATAAGGATGCTAAGTTTTAAGATGTTCAAGCTAAATTCCCAATAATTTAACCCTATCTTTTCTTTGCCTGAAATGGCTGTTCTTAAACTGTGATCAAATCCTCCCACCAAGCACCGATCCCCACTGACACATACCTCTTCCAGCTGTCCTGAAGAAACTGGATCATCTTCATAAGCAGGGAACTGACATCCTGCTTTGCAGCTGCAGAAATGATTAATTTCTTCCTCGCACTGTGCCATTATTTTACAGTTTGCTTCTGGGCTTTCCAGGTCGATCTCCAGAGGTTCACTCATGCTGCACTCCAGACACGGGTTCCGCTCTCCTGCCGGTAGGACCCCGGCCGACTCCTCCTGGGAATCCAGGGACGTCTGGGCACTCTTCTCCATCCCAGACTTCTTTAGCCTGGGGAGGAACTTCCCAGACTCAAGCTCGGACTTCCCATAGTAATGGCCTTCTTTCTCTGCGTCCTCTTCCAGGGGTTTGAGATCTGCCTGTGGATCTTCAAATGTATCGACTTGAGAAGGAATGGGAATATTTGCTTCATCTCTCTCGGATTCAAATTCTGACTcgcttcctcctccgggggagaGTTCAGACGCAGAGATGGGGCGAAAATGAGTCCTGGGGGAGATCCGGATGGCCCGGTACTGGGTTCTGTCGACATCGCATATCCTGGGGTGGAAAACTTCGCTATCGGAATCAGAGCAGAGGATCGATTTCGGTTTGAAGCTAGGACTGAAAGATGCAATCCCTTCGGGTTCAAAGGAACACTCTACATGGAGAACTTGTGAAAACGGATTGCTTAAGtcaaaggaagagaagggatATTCGAGTCCAGGATCTTCAACTTGAAAGTTGCCACAAGCTCCTAGTAAGTCTTCATGGAAGATGAAGGAAAATCCCTTATTCAATCCGTTTTCCCCGCTCTTCGGCTGGTCGTTCTGTTCGAAGGACACAAAGGGTTTCCATAACTGCCTGTGACCAGGAGCGAAGCTGTTTCCGGGGGTCATGAAGACATCTGTGCCCGCTATGGTCACCACGTCGGAAGCGGCACACTGCAGCAAACTTCCTTTGGCGTGACTGGGTGGTACGACAGCCCACTCCCCATCGCTGTTAAAGGTTTTGAGCTCTCCGTAAACTCCTCCCAGGATGAATGAGTTCTCTTTGTCTTGGGCCACATCCCAAGGTTTCGAGGGGGTGGTGTAGTCCCCGCCATCCACCTTGGACAGCTCGCCGGACACAAAGGctctcttctccagggtctctttctGGCCCTCCCACAGATGGTATTCTGATCTCTGCACGGCCTTGTTGGGCTCCTGGAGGGGCTCCATTGGAGCCTCAGCATCCAAACAGCAGCAGTAGTTATTTACATCTGTCGGAAACAACTCATCATCAACGCTTTCTATTTCTAGCAGAGCTGCAGAATTTCTATCTGCCATCTTTGTCCAAATGTCTTTAATAACCCCTGAGCTGTAGCCATCTCCGCGCGGACTGCCTTCACTACACACCTGCGTAGTTTCGAAGGCTTTGTTCTCTGCTTTTTGTTCTAGCTGAATACCACAGACAGATTctagtttagattttttttggaaaactAATGTTGGGATTTCTCCTAAAGTCCTATTGTTTTGCTGGCAAGTTTCATCCTGCAAAAAATCTAGGAGTTCTTCATCTACATAATTGGACGAGACTCTAGGAACTACATAATTAATATCCTCTGCGTTAAACTGTGTGGATTCTTCAAACTGGATATTTAACGTCTCATTGTCTGAACGTGTTTCTTCTGAATGGGACCACGGACTACAAGTTCTTGTTGAAAGATTAGAACagtgttcattttcttcaaaGGCACTATTTTTGGTCCATATTAGTAATCTAGACTGTGTTTTCCCAAGCATGTTAGCACTAGaatctgtattttcatttccCAAGTTGAGTGTTtcaaaagaaaatggtaaaacaGAATTACTGCATTGCACTTCAAACACTGAAAAACAAGAGTTTATACCAGATCCTTCATTAATATCTGAAAAGAGCTCTTGATTGCCGGCCAGCAAATGCGGATTGAGCACTGTGCTGTCTAAGGTCGGGGAGAGTCGAACCGGGGAGTCCCCCGCAAAACTCTCCCCGTCGGCATCGCCAGAGCTGGACGAACAGCACTCCCAGAACTGGGCCAGGCTGCCGAGGTCTTGCAGGAGAAAGCCCTCAGCACCCACAGAGCTGGTACAGTCTGCCCATATTGCACGTTCCCCTTGCAACTCCATTCCATCTAACACTATGCAACATTCTGCCTCAAAATCtgtcttctctttgcttttttgtcGAATCATATTCAAAATCCGACTTTCTCCTTGCGTGGTTTCTGAGGCACCGGGATCCAACATGGATTGGTCAATATCCACTTCGTAGAAGTGTGTTAATTCTGACAGATGAATATCATCCAAGTATTTGTCGTCCTCTGGCAGAGGACAGAATGAGGTCCCAGCGAGGTCGATATCCTCATTTATGACTGCAGGCATCTCTACAAAGTGACCATCGATGAAAGTGCCTGCCGCGAGGTATGTCTTGTGAATGTCGGTGTTGCTGATGCAGAGGCCGCGCACAGACTCGGACAGCTCCTCCACGGTGGCCGAGGCCGCGGCGCCGGCGTCCTGCCTGTTGCGGTAGGTGGTCTCCAGCTTGCTCTTTCTGCTCAGAGGGACGAAGTACTCGGCGATGGGCTCCGTGTACCACAGCGGCTCCTCCTTGTACTCGCGGTCCGCCCTGCTCTCCAGGAGCAGGTCTCCGCCCTCGGCGGCGCCCGCCTCCTTCCTGCCCGGCTCCTTCAGCGGCCGCCTGCCCCGCCTGCACAGCTGTCTGACGGagccgccgccgctgctgctgctgctgccggcgGCGTGCGGGTGCCTCTCCGCCTTCTCGGCGTGCTTCAGCGAGAGCCGGCCCTGCGCGCCGCGCGCTCCCTTCTTGTTCCGGATCTCGCGCGCCTTGTGCCTTGCCTTCACGCACTTCGCCGCCGCCTTTGGCTCCCCCTGGTTCCCGCTGGAGCTCGAGCCGGCTTCGCTGGAGCCGGAGGACCAGGAGCGCGGGCGCGGCTTCCCGTCGGGCCGGTGCCGGCTCTGCTTCTTGTACGGCGGCGGCGCGGGCCGCTCTTCGCCGGGCCCGTTCCTGAACCTGTTCTCCTTCTCGCTGTGGCTGCGGCCGCCCTGCGTTCTCTCGTGCAGGCTGGCGGGCGCATCGCCGCTTCTCTCCCGGATGACCTCGCCTTCGCTGTTGCAGTCCTTGGGGGAGGGCGTGTCTGTGCTGGCTGGAGGGGCTGTGGACGACGAGGACGAGCTCGAGTAGGAGCCGACTGCGGACTTGTTCCACACGGTCATGATTTCCTGCAGGCAAACTGGCTTCTCGGAGAGCGGTGGAAACGCTTCATAGTACCTGAAAAAACAAGCAAGAGATTTCAAAAGCAGGCGCTCAGACGTATCCGATATGGTAAAACAACATCACCCATCAGAGAAATGGGATATTTCATTTCAACAGTCAGTGTTTACACGTCACCCATGAGTgagcaacttaaaaaataaaactgacaataCAGTAAAACCTTTAAATTTAGGTCCATGGATCAAGCACTTTCAACGTTCAACATCGAGGTAAGCGCTACAGGAATACTTAGAGAATATGTTAAGATGATGACTTTAAACTTTGGATTTTCGTAAAGTTACAAGTACAAATGGGATATTCTGATAAGGACTATCTGAATGTGAATCTCAGCTCATTTACTCTGCTTGTGACGTTAAGTGACTTCATGCAGTGTCACGGGTCGTTGCCTCACCTGGAAAGTGGGGGTACCGTGGCTTCTCTCACACGGCTGTCACACGCACTAGAAACAGATGAGGGTGAGGAGCTGGAGAGCAAAGCAGCTTCGAGCACACGCTCTGAAGCCACGCTCCCCGAGCTGGAGTCCTCACTCTGCTATCTGCCAGCTCCGTGACCTGAGGCACAGCTCCTAAACCTCTCTGTGGCCTAGAACACGGGCTGACCACAGTATCTACGTCACAGAGCTGAGGAGGGGAGGAATGAACATGCACAGGGAGGCAGAAGGGCACCTTCGCAGACTCTCACTGTGTCTCCTCAGGAGCCAAGTGCGACACCCAGCTGGTTAAGCAGGCCGTCAGAAATGGCAGCGATCGTGGGATTCGAGGGTTTGGGAAAGGGGATGGATGCTGGCGAGGCCCGGAACAATCAGGTTGTGACTGTTCAAACGAGGTGGACCACACCTGGGCCTGATGTTCCAGGCACGCTGCGGTCTGCTGAGCGCCCACTGTGCGGCGTGGGAACCTGGGTGAGGATACGAAGATGCCCCCTCCCCGCGCCTCGTGAGAGCAGCGGCTACTGCAACAAGGGGCGGGAAACCAGGGAGGCTGGCGTCGGAGGGCTTGGAAACAGGGTTTCAGTTTCCAAGAAAACTGGTAGCCACGGAGGGTTTCAGAGCCACACAGACCAGACTGGCAAAGGAGGACTCGGGAGAGTCAGACCGGCTGCCAGCGTGGGGACTGTCATTGCGGAGGCCAGTCAAGGTCACACACGGAGTGATGGAGGGCTGGGTTTTCACGGGCCTACGCCGGACTCTCTTTTTCCGTCTACAACAAGCTGCCCAACGGAAACATACTGTGAGCTTTGTGAGTCATTTTTAATGTTCTCGGAGTCCCGTTAGAAGTGTAAGAAGAAACAAGTGACATTAATTTAGACTGTATTTTACTTAGCCAGATATATCTACATGATCATCTCATATATACTCAGTAGTAAAAACACTAATGTAAtgctttacattcttttttatatgaaATCTTTGGACTCTGGGGTCGGAACGCAAACAGCTCATCTCCATCTGAAACAGCCACCTGGAGAACGGGCACCAGCCACAGGCGGCCACGCCTACCATGCCGGACGGCACACGCCACATGACCAACGACGTCCTGCTTTCCCCTTAAGATTTACAAGTTTGGAAGACTCCCCTGACACGTGGTGGTAAGGAACTCTGCTTACAATGCGGCGAATTTAAATACAAACCACTTATGAAGAAAGCCGGAAAAGCATCTTCAGGAAACAAGTCTGACACGGGCTCCTGACCTGCCCACGCTCCCTCTGTAATCAGCAGGGGGAAGCTGGCTTCCTTGTGTGTAAAACAAGGACAAACTTCATTCCCACCACTGGCTCAAAGGACTGGCATTGAATTTCAAAGGTCATATATGAACGGACCATAAATAATAACCTTGTTCGTTTCATCAGATTCACAAATATTGATTCAATGTGTGTGAAAAAAGATGAGACCATCTTATCCACCTTTGGATTCTCTGTGTCGGGCACACAGTATGTGCTCAGTAGACTCCTGAGTTATAAAATAGCAAACCAAATAGAAGATGACAAACTAAACCTGTAAACCACGCAGCGGGGCAGTCATTAGAGTGACTTTATCATGGAACACAGTCTGACGTACATTTCCACTTGATCCTTCGCTGTGGGCGATAGTTCTGCCTCTGGAGAGGGAGACCCCTCTAACTTCTTGTGAATCTTCTCTTCTGTTAACGAAACAAAAATTCAGAAAGATCTGTCTTGTATCAAGTCAGTAAAtgctcatgtttttaaaagtttctcaaGTAAATTTACTCAGAAATGACACAGGCTTCTATGGCTTAAAAAGAACTCAACACCagtttatctttttaataaaaatcttatttcttcaggggcttccctagtggtccaggggttaagactccacgcttccaatacagagggtgtgggttcgatccctggtcagggaactgagatcccacatgctccgtGGCACGgctgaaaagacagtctttcttCAGCCACTCTTTCTTCAGTGAGGCAGAGCAAACTCTGCTCAGCCGTTAACACTGGGCCGAGCTCTCTCACCTCATCACTGACAGAGCGCGCTAGAGGCCCGTAGTTACGAGACTGAAATCCCTGGGTGCTTATTAATTACACCGCAAGGGCAGAACATCTGTTAggattccaaaaatattttctcacaagATTCTGCACTCACGGACTTTATATTGCCTCTTCATGATTAACACTGATATGTAAAGAAAGTTACTACAATTAGCTCTGTTACTTAGCATCTAGGGGAGCAAGGGCTGTGTTTCAACTCTTAGCTCATGATCCTGCCCTCAGATTAGAAACAAACTGTGCCTTTAAAAAGGCTTGGGACTTGGGGGCGTGCAGCAAGATGACCATGAAGAGGACAAGCAAAATAAAGACCCTTAACAGGTAATTCTCATTCTATGGGCATGCagaaatgctgggaaagaagCTGTGAGTGTTCACAGATCACAACAACTCGATGGGCCTGTCGAGTCTGCCTTTCCGAAACCATCAAGACTCAAGGCAAGAGCTCCCGCGGCCAACCTGAGTGAGAGGTGACACACCTCTGCAGGCCTTGCTGTCACCCAGGCAAGTGTTAGTCTGggatggtggggaggagggggaggatggAAGAGATGAGAGATGACTGCTCCAGACCCAGAGCTTCATCTCCTCTCCAGGAGTGCTCCGGGAGATGAAGTCACTCCTCTGAGAGCAAGGGACCTCTCTGCAGAGGATGGCCGTGGGCTGACCAGCAGCCACCCACAGCCAAAGACGGGGCAGGACACCGGCCTGGCGACACACTGGGCTTGAAGACTTCGGCTCCGTGCTCCTTCTTTCCGATCGGTTCTGAGGCCGGTGCCCTGCGTGGTGGACGTGGACGGCCCGCAGCGACCGCGCTCTCACCTTGCTGGCTCTGCAGGTCCTTCAGCCTGGAGCAGAGCTCCTCCACCAAAGTCTCAATGCCAGAGCTCTGCGGGGACAGAAGCGACACGGTGACTGCCAGGTATGGACGAGTCAAGCTGTCGGTACACTGTCATCTTAACAGGAAAGCTTTACAGATCTTTCATGTTTCAAAAGAAATACATTACCCATATTTAAATGAACATAAGAGTCTAAAAACTACAGGTCTGTAGATTCAATCCAGCAGACATAGTTTACTAATAAAGCATATTCACCGGCACTAGCTGATAGAATGTGAAAATACTCATGAGACTTCCGGACGGGCCCGTCTTCCCGGGGGTACAGCAGCTTGCTCACAGGGGAGCCTCAGGACCTAAATGCCTGTCTTACGGCTAAGAGCCCATCACTGTCAAAAACATTATTCAACATCTGTAGCATCCGTGTGGGCAAAGGGCTTGTCCCAGGCTTgatacaaattaaaatcacaaaaacTGCCTTCTGGTCCTCTCAGCAGTTCACGGTCTAAAGAAAAcaggtgatttctttttcttttttcctcttttaaagtgAACCACTCATGACTGGAACAGAAAGAGCAGATGGAAAACAGATGTCATCACTGTGAACAAATGTGAAAGCTGCACTGCATGGGTCATGGGTAGGGTGCTGACCTCTGTACAGAATCAGGGTAAAATTTAAGGAGAGGGCgtggaagagtctgaaattggtgggagggtggggggagaatAAGAGCCTCACTTGACGGAAAAATGAATGATGCAGACAGGCGTGAGCAAACCTTTCACTACGCAGACTTTCAAACTGGTAAAATTCTCTCTCtcaagggaggaaaaggaaacaacCTTTCACAAGGTACCGGAAAAGTGAACGCATTTCCCAGGAGCTCTGTGTTTACTCAGCAGCTGAAAAGTCCTACTTAAACTGGAACCGAGTCCCTCTAGGTGGGCATGACCCGAGCGGACGCACAGGACTCTGCTGCCCTTCGCCCTCGCAGGGCCTCGAGGGGCTAAAAATAGAACGTTACCCCATTTGCTTCCCTCAAAATGACTCAGCACGAGCATTAGAGATATCCTGAAGGAGAAACAGCACGGTCACACAGTCTGAGCAGCAAGAAGGATCACAATGCGAACGGCTAATTGTACACACTGATTAAGTTACATGCTATCCACATCACAGCACAGCGTTTGATGGGagacaggaaaggagaaaaagggaaaatgggCCAGGAGAGAGCTGACCTTTCCTGAAGAAGCCCTAGAAACCACGGCAGGGACTAAGTCATAAACACGACTCCGACTACACAATTCCACCGGGGAGACTCGCTTACCATAGCGTTCAAGGTGTGATGAGTATGGCTGCTTTATTCCATTTCCTCCGGACCATGAACCTAACACCAGTGTCAGCTGACTGCCGGCGGCACGCTGCTCTCTGTGCAGCAAGCCTGTGTCGCTGTTTCTAAACCCGGCGCCAGCCTCCAGTGCAGAACACCCAGCCCAGGGCATCGCTTATTCCACTCCGGTCAGTGCTCTGAGCCAGTGGGCACGTACTGTCCTCCACGGGCCGGCCGTGACCAGTCACTGGACGCTACTCGCTTTTAGGCTTTGTCTTGGAAACTCCTTCCGAGCAACTGTAAAATTCAGTGGCTCTGGACAGTAATGCAGCTTAGGAGTGTATCCATTTGCTCTCATATGAAAATGGGAGAGGAGCAACATGCGTGTTCCACAAGGGACAGGCGCTGCCACCAGGCCTGTCTGCCTTCCTTGATTCCTGCAGCATCCTAACTACAGCTTCTCAAAAACAAAATCATTAGACCGCTGGATTATCACATGAGCAGACAGAACAAAAAAGGGTGTCAAAAGCCGCACTGGACCCTGTCATCTC is from Dama dama isolate Ldn47 chromosome 6, ASM3311817v1, whole genome shotgun sequence and encodes:
- the KIAA0232 gene encoding uncharacterized protein KIAA0232 homolog isoform X3 codes for the protein MRPVCTVAVDGLPSESSSSSYPGPVSVSEMSLLHALGPVQTWLGQELEKCGIDAMIYTRYVLSLLLHDSYDYDLQEQENDIFLGWEKGAYKKWGKSKRKGSDLTLEEMKKQAAVQCLRSASDESSGIETLVEELCSRLKDLQSQQEEKIHKKLEGSPSPEAELSPTAKDQVEMYYEAFPPLSEKPVCLQEIMTVWNKSAVGSYSSSSSSSTAPPASTDTPSPKDCNSEGEVIRERSGDAPASLHERTQGGRSHSEKENRFRNGPGEERPAPPPYKKQSRHRPDGKPRPRSWSSGSSEAGSSSSGNQGEPKAAAKCVKARHKAREIRNKKGARGAQGRLSLKHAEKAERHPHAAGSSSSSGGGSVRQLCRRGRRPLKEPGRKEAGAAEGGDLLLESRADREYKEEPLWYTEPIAEYFVPLSRKSKLETTYRNRQDAGAAASATVEELSESVRGLCISNTDIHKTYLAAGTFIDGHFVEMPAVINEDIDLAGTSFCPLPEDDKYLDDIHLSELTHFYEVDIDQSMLDPGASETTQGESRILNMIRQKSKEKTDFEAECCIVLDGMELQGERAIWADCTSSVGAEGFLLQDLGSLAQFWECCSSSSGDADGESFAGDSPVRLSPTLDSTVLNPHLLAGNQELFSDINEGSGINSCFSVFEVQCSNSVLPFSFETLNLGNENTDSSANMLGKTQSRLLIWTKNSAFEENEHCSNLSTRTCSPWSHSEETRSDNETLNIQFEESTQFNAEDINYVVPRVSSNYVDEELLDFLQDETCQQNNRTLGEIPTLVFQKKSKLESVCGIQLEQKAENKAFETTQVCSEGSPRGDGYSSGVIKDIWTKMADRNSAALLEIESVDDELFPTDVNNYCCCLDAEAPMEPLQEPNKAVQRSEYHLWEGQKETLEKRAFVSGELSKVDGGDYTTPSKPWDVAQDKENSFILGGVYGELKTFNSDGEWAVVPPSHAKGSLLQCAASDVVTIAGTDVFMTPGNSFAPGHRQLWKPFVSFEQNDQPKSGENGLNKGFSFIFHEDLLGACGNFQVEDPGLEYPFSSFDLSNPFSQVLHVECSFEPEGIASFSPSFKPKSILCSDSDSEVFHPRICDVDRTQYRAIRISPRTHFRPISASELSPGGGSESEFESERDEANIPIPSQVDTFEDPQADLKPLEEDAEKEGHYYGKSELESGKFLPRLKKSGMEKSAQTSLDSQEESAGVLPAGERNPCLECSMSEPLEIDLESPEANCKIMAQCEEEINHFCSCKAGCQFPAYEDDPVSSGQLEEQFPVLNTDVHGMNRSQEKQTWWEKALYSPLFPASECEGVFCL